In the genome of Flaviflexus ciconiae, one region contains:
- a CDS encoding DUF3152 domain-containing protein: protein MHRYQTVIKLGAGVLAAGIILAPGVALGAESEIGAASKVGESLGGLDSVDQPDSGSGEFTVASGDRVDDEIPEADRTVSVAVVTESDISVDTELFAGIVVNTLNDDRGWGADGSVAFELVEPDDAEVAIRLATPDTVDELCAPLNTMGYTSCRTGSDVVLNVDRWAEATEDFLEAGGSLEEYRTYLVNHEVGHFLGHGHVEECNPDGTAPVMMQQTLDLRQCEPNGWPAGA, encoded by the coding sequence GTGCATCGTTACCAAACTGTAATAAAACTCGGGGCGGGTGTTCTCGCCGCCGGGATCATTCTCGCGCCCGGAGTTGCTCTCGGCGCCGAGTCCGAGATCGGTGCTGCCTCCAAAGTCGGCGAGAGCCTCGGCGGGCTGGACTCGGTTGACCAGCCGGACAGCGGCTCCGGTGAGTTCACGGTTGCGAGTGGAGATCGAGTCGATGACGAGATCCCCGAGGCGGATCGTACCGTGAGCGTTGCCGTTGTTACCGAGTCCGATATTTCCGTTGATACGGAGCTGTTTGCCGGAATCGTCGTCAACACCCTCAACGACGATCGCGGGTGGGGAGCGGACGGTTCTGTTGCCTTTGAGCTAGTTGAACCGGATGATGCGGAGGTCGCCATTCGCTTGGCGACACCGGATACTGTCGATGAGCTGTGCGCCCCGCTGAACACGATGGGGTACACCTCGTGCCGCACCGGCTCCGATGTTGTTTTGAACGTTGACCGCTGGGCCGAGGCGACGGAGGATTTCCTCGAGGCTGGCGGTAGTCTCGAGGAATACCGCACCTACCTCGTTAACCATGAAGTGGGCCATTTTCTTGGCCACGGGCACGTCGAAGAATGTAACCCTGATGGCACTGCTCCGGTCATGATGCAACAGACCCTTGATTTGCGTCAGTGCGAGCCGAATGGATGGCCCGCTGGTGCGTAA
- a CDS encoding LLM class flavin-dependent oxidoreductase — translation MTVPLSVLDLAPTSTGRTRKQALDDSLRLAQTVEQSGYNRYWMAEHHGSATFMSSATALLLGRAAEHTSTIRVGSGGVMLPNHAPLMVAEYYGTLATIYGDRVDLGLGRAPGTDPVTAAELRRGGSDLNDFAADVLKLTNFFSGSDSVGVDEGVSGAQASVLGLSVSPSRFHRTVRAIPGEGTNVPLWMLGSSTGGAHVAAELGLPFSFASHFAPQQMSAALQTYRSRFKADADTAQVEKPTVMAGVNIMVAETEREAQYQATTHKKMQGQLRFGATGPLQEPTWDMVETWSNPGIDPTHIIGTPDTVAQKINEFVEAFSLDEVIVSCYAFDPAVREKALTDLAKEWNN, via the coding sequence ATGACTGTTCCCTTAAGTGTCCTTGACCTCGCTCCTACGTCGACTGGCCGTACAAGGAAGCAGGCTCTCGATGATTCCCTGAGGCTTGCGCAGACTGTGGAGCAGTCCGGATACAACAGATATTGGATGGCGGAGCACCACGGCTCAGCGACGTTCATGTCCTCCGCAACGGCGCTGCTCCTCGGCAGGGCCGCAGAGCATACCTCGACAATCAGGGTGGGGTCCGGTGGAGTCATGCTCCCTAACCATGCTCCGCTTATGGTGGCCGAGTATTACGGCACTCTCGCAACGATCTACGGCGACCGGGTCGACCTTGGCCTGGGCAGAGCCCCGGGAACGGACCCGGTGACGGCAGCTGAACTGCGCAGGGGCGGCTCCGATCTCAACGATTTCGCGGCTGATGTCCTTAAACTTACGAACTTCTTCTCCGGTTCCGACTCCGTTGGAGTTGATGAAGGAGTGTCCGGTGCACAGGCATCCGTTCTTGGCCTATCCGTGAGCCCCTCCCGCTTCCACCGCACCGTTCGTGCCATTCCCGGCGAGGGCACAAACGTGCCGCTGTGGATGCTGGGATCGTCTACGGGAGGCGCTCACGTCGCGGCAGAGCTCGGGCTTCCTTTCTCCTTTGCCTCCCACTTTGCGCCGCAGCAGATGTCGGCAGCCCTCCAGACCTACCGCAGCCGGTTCAAGGCCGATGCAGACACCGCCCAGGTGGAGAAGCCGACCGTCATGGCGGGAGTGAACATCATGGTTGCCGAAACTGAGCGGGAAGCCCAGTATCAGGCAACGACGCATAAGAAGATGCAGGGACAACTCCGTTTCGGTGCCACGGGCCCACTCCAGGAGCCAACCTGGGACATGGTGGAAACCTGGAGCAATCCAGGCATTGACCCCACCCATATCATTGGCACTCCCGACACGGTTGCCCAGAAGATCAATGAGTTTGTTGAGGCTTTCTCCCTCGATGAGGTCATCGTGAGCTGCTACGCCTTTGACCCCGCAGTTCGCGAGAAGGCTCTCACCGATCTTGCCAAGGAATGGAATAACTAG
- a CDS encoding S-ribosylhomocysteine lyase, whose translation MPTMNVESFNLDHRRVDAPYIRVADVKHLPHGDVLTKYDVRFCQPNVDHLEMDTIHSIEHTFAELSRNHSDHVIDFSPMGCQTGFYLLMSGEPAEEEIRNLVARTLTDLIDADEVPAANEVQCGWGANHSLTGAKQAAKAMLDKRDSWANVMKD comes from the coding sequence ATGCCAACTATGAACGTCGAGTCATTTAACCTGGATCACCGCAGGGTTGATGCCCCGTACATTCGCGTTGCCGATGTGAAGCACCTCCCTCACGGGGATGTGCTGACGAAATACGATGTGCGGTTCTGCCAGCCGAACGTTGATCACTTGGAAATGGACACCATTCATTCTATTGAGCACACGTTTGCTGAGCTCTCGCGTAACCATTCGGACCACGTCATCGACTTTTCCCCTATGGGGTGCCAGACCGGCTTCTACCTGCTCATGTCGGGTGAGCCCGCCGAAGAGGAGATCCGGAACCTTGTCGCCCGTACCCTCACCGACCTCATTGATGCCGACGAAGTTCCCGCAGCCAACGAAGTTCAGTGCGGATGGGGGGCCAACCACAGCCTCACGGGCGCAAAGCAGGCCGCTAAGGCCATGCTCGATAAGCGCGATTCGTGGGCAAACGTGATGAAAGACTGA
- the mtnN gene encoding 5'-methylthioadenosine/S-adenosylhomocysteine nucleosidase, producing MRTAAAIILTAMPEEAAPFLEKAGENQRVGELNTPSTFKAWFLDLASPRVLLVQTGIGQTAAASALTWALGQVSTQDVFISGTAGGLHTTINVGDIVIGSEYRYGMADATAFGYEFGQVPGQPPAFEGSSRVAEVLEILEVNKDRIRQGLMLSSDSFVTAKNVDAVREAFPEALSTDMESTPLAQICQAYGTSFTAVRAISDLCGPAADQDFHMEVDKAAALAAETTTAIISLLRGGSKPDRRRRQFGLDALYAALYTMIAVNKELEPADATGLDLDLSDLSRDLYEEQVTGFAGLVAAGKEYVAAHPDSRITSQRYDALRAEILKDLNLTGGRGRQTWPPTSQTIMKRFDGYWNNAMTAIGLKGASGRRRGGLRYSDEDYREAIRLYHQAVSEQRKHPSYSGYQTWLSTQDKTYPSGASIRQHFGTWADAILSLYEEN from the coding sequence ATGCGCACTGCTGCAGCCATTATCCTGACCGCTATGCCCGAAGAGGCAGCCCCCTTCCTTGAGAAGGCAGGCGAGAACCAGCGGGTTGGGGAACTCAATACACCCTCAACTTTCAAGGCCTGGTTCCTTGATCTCGCATCCCCCCGTGTCCTCCTCGTCCAGACCGGAATCGGTCAGACCGCTGCCGCCAGTGCCCTCACATGGGCCCTCGGTCAAGTCTCCACCCAGGATGTTTTCATCTCCGGAACCGCCGGCGGCCTCCACACCACCATTAATGTCGGCGATATCGTCATCGGCTCCGAATATCGGTACGGCATGGCCGATGCAACCGCATTCGGATACGAGTTCGGCCAGGTCCCAGGCCAGCCACCAGCCTTTGAAGGCTCCTCCCGGGTTGCCGAAGTTCTTGAGATCCTCGAGGTCAACAAGGACCGTATTCGGCAGGGCCTCATGCTGTCCTCCGATAGCTTTGTCACCGCGAAGAACGTCGACGCAGTCCGCGAAGCCTTCCCCGAAGCTCTGTCGACCGACATGGAATCCACGCCCCTCGCGCAGATCTGCCAGGCCTACGGAACCAGCTTCACCGCCGTTCGGGCCATTTCTGACCTGTGCGGCCCGGCTGCCGACCAGGATTTCCACATGGAAGTCGATAAGGCCGCGGCCCTCGCCGCCGAAACAACAACCGCCATCATTTCCCTCCTCCGCGGGGGCAGCAAGCCGGATCGTCGCCGCCGACAGTTCGGTCTCGATGCTCTCTACGCGGCTCTGTACACGATGATTGCCGTCAACAAGGAGCTTGAACCGGCTGATGCCACCGGGCTCGACCTTGACCTGTCCGACCTGTCCCGGGATTTGTACGAGGAGCAGGTGACAGGCTTTGCCGGTCTTGTTGCCGCAGGCAAAGAATATGTTGCCGCACACCCGGACAGCCGGATCACATCCCAGCGTTACGACGCCCTGAGAGCCGAAATACTGAAGGACCTTAACCTCACGGGTGGCCGGGGCAGGCAGACATGGCCACCGACCTCGCAGACCATCATGAAACGCTTCGACGGCTACTGGAATAACGCAATGACGGCGATTGGGCTGAAGGGTGCCAGCGGCCGCCGCCGCGGCGGCCTGCGTTACTCGGATGAGGACTACCGCGAAGCAATCCGGCTCTACCACCAGGCCGTTAGCGAGCAGCGGAAGCACCCCTCCTACTCCGGATATCAGACGTGGCTCTCAACGCAGGACAAGACATACCCCTCCGGTGCGTCTATCCGACAGCATTTCGGTACCTGGGCCGATGCGATCCTCAGCCTGTACGAGGAAAACTAA
- a CDS encoding L-serine ammonia-lyase has translation MRSSPAAIVAGQIKAEQATRPLSVFDMFRIGIGPSSSHTVGPMKAGHAFATVARDWLGDKPAERVTVELFGSLGATGRGHWTDRAVLLGLAGYRPDAVGIEVVDGIMDTVAETGRIQLGEVGSVPYDLEADMIYSPRIRRPYHVNALEITVHAGSDSYSRTYYSIGGGFIMEDLSDDPANSPDVRAMASSESQAAHSRPAPYTFSTADELLVLCRENGKRISDIVWENEIAARSEGDVLQYISDIAAAMADCIKAGVSTEGTLPGGLGVRRRAPSLYRELSETTKADSMSGIDWVNLWALAVNEENASGHRVVTAPTNGAAGIVPAVFTYYCQEVEDASEEGQRRYFLAATAIGALIKTNASIAGAEVGCQGEVGSASAMAAAGLAEALGGTPEQVENAAEIAMEHNLGLTCDPVGGLVQIPCIERNAIGAVKAINAARLALWGDGQHTVSFDTVIETMRQTGADMHSKYKETSEGGLAVNVVEC, from the coding sequence ATGCGTTCGTCCCCAGCCGCCATCGTTGCCGGCCAGATCAAAGCTGAACAGGCCACGAGACCGCTATCGGTCTTCGACATGTTCCGGATCGGAATTGGGCCCTCCTCCTCGCACACGGTGGGACCCATGAAGGCGGGGCACGCCTTCGCGACAGTCGCGCGCGACTGGTTGGGAGACAAGCCTGCTGAGCGCGTAACCGTTGAACTGTTCGGTTCGCTTGGCGCTACCGGTCGCGGCCACTGGACGGATCGGGCGGTCCTCCTGGGCCTTGCCGGATATCGACCGGATGCCGTAGGGATTGAAGTGGTCGACGGAATCATGGATACCGTGGCAGAAACGGGACGGATTCAGCTCGGGGAAGTAGGAAGTGTTCCCTACGATCTTGAGGCCGACATGATCTACTCCCCGCGGATCCGACGGCCCTACCACGTGAACGCCCTGGAAATTACCGTGCACGCCGGTAGCGACAGCTACTCGCGCACGTACTATTCGATCGGTGGCGGGTTCATCATGGAGGACCTGTCCGACGATCCCGCGAATTCTCCCGATGTTCGGGCCATGGCATCCAGTGAATCCCAGGCAGCCCACTCCCGGCCTGCCCCATACACGTTTTCCACAGCCGACGAGCTGCTCGTCCTATGCAGGGAAAACGGGAAGAGAATCTCTGACATTGTCTGGGAAAACGAGATCGCTGCCCGATCGGAGGGCGATGTTCTTCAGTACATCTCCGACATTGCTGCCGCCATGGCGGACTGCATCAAGGCAGGTGTCTCCACCGAAGGCACGCTACCTGGCGGGCTCGGTGTGCGCAGGAGAGCGCCCAGCCTTTATCGGGAGCTGTCCGAAACGACCAAGGCGGACTCCATGTCGGGAATTGACTGGGTGAACCTGTGGGCGCTCGCGGTTAATGAAGAGAACGCCTCCGGCCATCGGGTTGTCACGGCTCCCACAAACGGTGCGGCAGGGATCGTACCTGCGGTTTTCACGTACTACTGCCAGGAGGTGGAAGATGCGAGTGAGGAGGGGCAGCGCCGCTACTTTCTTGCCGCCACCGCTATCGGGGCCCTGATCAAAACCAATGCGTCGATTGCCGGTGCCGAGGTTGGCTGCCAGGGCGAAGTTGGGTCGGCGAGCGCCATGGCGGCCGCCGGACTGGCGGAAGCCCTGGGTGGCACACCCGAGCAGGTGGAGAATGCCGCTGAGATCGCCATGGAGCACAACCTGGGGCTCACGTGCGATCCGGTGGGAGGGCTTGTCCAGATCCCCTGCATTGAACGCAACGCCATTGGTGCCGTGAAAGCAATTAATGCCGCGCGGCTTGCCCTGTGGGGCGATGGTCAGCACACCGTTTCGTTTGACACCGTTATAGAAACGATGAGGCAAACGGGCGCTGACATGCATTCGAAGTATAAGGAAACATCTGAGGGTGGTCTCGCGGTCAACGTCGTCGAGTGCTGA
- a CDS encoding TIGR04053 family radical SAM/SPASM domain-containing protein → MTLAPSSRTQRPVRVRRHDPALQPMIVIWEATRACQLACRHCRAEAAPGRNPFELTTDEATNLMKEVLSFGKPAPIFIISGGDCFERDDLFEIAKRGVDMGLHVAVSPSGTKKLNRESLKRLQDAGVNVISLSLDGATIESHDGFRQIPGTYENTIGGWEAARELGMKVQLNSVVARHNVMELPDIAKLVKDLGVMTWSGFLLVPTGRGVDLGALNAQECEDVLNVFYDMGETIPVKTTEGHHFRRVSIQRHVLAEAGIDPVEAMKLGPLYQALREKSESLGLLDGGRRRRPPINVSSGNGFVFINHVGQVTPSGFLEVPAGNVRDSSIVDIYRNSELFTGIRRPDFLEGKCGRCEYNTVCGGSRSRAYNSTGNIYAEEPLCVYEPGTFPLADEVSALFRANAPHQR, encoded by the coding sequence ATGACCCTTGCACCCTCTTCGCGAACCCAGCGTCCCGTCCGCGTCCGCCGACACGATCCCGCGTTGCAACCCATGATTGTCATCTGGGAGGCAACACGGGCATGCCAGCTAGCCTGTCGGCACTGCCGGGCCGAGGCGGCCCCGGGGCGTAATCCTTTCGAGCTGACAACGGATGAGGCAACGAACCTCATGAAGGAGGTCCTCTCCTTCGGTAAGCCCGCCCCGATTTTCATCATTTCCGGTGGCGACTGCTTTGAGCGGGACGACCTGTTCGAGATCGCGAAGCGCGGAGTCGATATGGGACTCCACGTTGCCGTGTCCCCGTCGGGCACAAAGAAACTCAACAGGGAGTCGCTGAAGCGCCTTCAGGACGCGGGTGTTAACGTCATTTCGCTATCGCTGGATGGTGCAACGATTGAGAGCCATGACGGCTTCCGTCAGATCCCCGGAACGTACGAGAACACGATTGGTGGATGGGAGGCGGCCCGGGAGCTCGGCATGAAGGTGCAGCTGAACTCGGTTGTTGCCCGCCATAACGTCATGGAGCTTCCTGACATTGCGAAACTGGTCAAGGATCTTGGGGTCATGACCTGGTCCGGTTTCCTCCTGGTGCCCACCGGCCGCGGCGTGGACCTGGGTGCTCTCAATGCCCAGGAATGCGAGGATGTTCTGAACGTCTTCTACGACATGGGAGAAACGATTCCGGTCAAAACAACCGAGGGCCACCACTTCCGTCGGGTGTCAATCCAGCGTCACGTTCTTGCAGAGGCAGGGATCGACCCTGTCGAAGCAATGAAACTCGGTCCGCTCTACCAGGCATTGCGCGAGAAGAGTGAGTCCCTTGGCCTGCTTGATGGTGGCAGGCGCCGCAGGCCCCCGATCAACGTATCCTCTGGTAACGGCTTCGTTTTCATTAACCATGTCGGTCAGGTAACTCCGTCCGGGTTCCTCGAGGTCCCGGCAGGAAACGTTCGCGACTCCTCGATCGTTGATATCTACCGGAACTCGGAGTTGTTCACCGGGATCCGCCGCCCCGACTTCCTTGAAGGTAAGTGTGGCCGCTGCGAATACAACACAGTTTGCGGCGGTTCGCGTTCCCGGGCCTACAATTCGACCGGCAACATTTATGCCGAAGAGCCACTGTGCGTGTACGAGCCGGGAACATTCCCGCTGGCGGACGAGGTGTCGGCCCTCTTCAGGGCTAACGCGCCCCACCAGCGCTGA
- a CDS encoding DsbA family oxidoreductase, translating into MSSRVVVHVWTTLSSPQSLLGLLNLREAAAGKNVAIEHHAFIPKTPDETDPEAIKALEDHGVTVSGAPVDDTGHAQEMVYAAKEQGSTPEEAAELGLAMAERLHRAALEDGKDISATDVLITIAQEAGLDLENVRAGLDEGRWTKLVENDCKDGERIRMEKAPFLIAAGMFLLEGPQDAQAMSSVLKRAGAELTDRVKAAAEEAQELFGYQG; encoded by the coding sequence ATGAGTTCACGCGTCGTCGTCCACGTCTGGACAACCCTGTCATCGCCCCAGTCACTCCTTGGGCTCCTCAATTTGCGTGAGGCAGCAGCCGGGAAGAATGTGGCCATTGAACATCACGCTTTTATCCCAAAAACACCTGACGAAACCGATCCGGAAGCCATTAAAGCCTTGGAGGACCACGGTGTGACAGTCAGCGGAGCGCCAGTGGACGATACTGGCCACGCCCAAGAAATGGTTTATGCGGCAAAGGAACAGGGCTCCACGCCCGAGGAGGCCGCTGAGCTTGGGTTAGCTATGGCAGAGAGGTTGCACCGGGCCGCCCTTGAGGACGGGAAGGACATTTCCGCCACCGATGTTCTCATCACAATTGCCCAGGAAGCTGGGCTTGATCTCGAGAATGTTCGTGCGGGCTTAGATGAGGGTCGCTGGACCAAGCTGGTTGAGAATGACTGCAAGGATGGGGAGCGCATAAGGATGGAGAAAGCTCCGTTCCTCATTGCCGCCGGTATGTTCCTTCTCGAAGGACCCCAGGATGCTCAGGCGATGTCGTCCGTCCTGAAACGAGCAGGTGCTGAACTGACCGACCGGGTGAAGGCAGCCGCGGAAGAGGCGCAAGAGCTCTTCGGATATCAGGGCTAA
- a CDS encoding ribonuclease H family protein translates to MTRMEWLAASDIAMMCGTDPQTVVRHLDQLGLIGVGAEASEMALRHDLAIESNDYSTSGILWHPDVITLLAATGLEKAPAEPRIPSEMLFGEDEADSAAEPVSAIDRARARAQVRGIAEGSAPAEPAPGQTPDAGKHGNGADRDHASTPYVPGADKYGFDQVIATDGACSGNPGPGGWAWVDEIMGESGSGGAKRTTNNIMELTAMLEALRHADPKRTLLLRADSQYVINVVTKWAPGWRRKGWKKADGKPVANQELVAKLLEAYEAREAKTRIDWVRGHDGDAGNEEADRLAVKERDRQ, encoded by the coding sequence ATGACACGGATGGAATGGCTCGCTGCCTCAGATATCGCAATGATGTGCGGAACGGACCCGCAGACCGTGGTCCGACACCTTGACCAGCTGGGCCTTATCGGGGTTGGCGCAGAAGCTTCCGAAATGGCACTGCGGCACGACCTCGCTATCGAGTCGAACGACTACTCGACGAGCGGCATCCTCTGGCATCCGGACGTCATCACCTTGCTAGCTGCAACCGGCCTGGAAAAAGCTCCGGCCGAACCTCGGATTCCATCCGAGATGCTCTTCGGCGAAGACGAGGCCGATTCTGCGGCAGAACCCGTATCCGCTATCGACCGGGCACGCGCCCGCGCACAGGTCCGAGGAATAGCCGAAGGCTCTGCACCGGCAGAGCCTGCCCCGGGGCAGACTCCCGACGCAGGCAAGCACGGGAATGGTGCAGACCGGGATCATGCGTCAACACCCTACGTGCCGGGAGCCGACAAGTACGGCTTCGACCAGGTTATCGCAACGGACGGTGCGTGTTCCGGGAATCCGGGGCCGGGCGGATGGGCGTGGGTTGACGAGATCATGGGAGAAAGTGGCTCCGGTGGTGCGAAGCGCACAACGAACAACATTATGGAGCTCACCGCTATGCTCGAAGCCCTCCGCCACGCGGACCCGAAGAGGACACTCCTGCTCCGCGCCGACTCCCAGTACGTCATCAATGTCGTGACGAAGTGGGCGCCGGGATGGCGGAGGAAGGGCTGGAAGAAGGCCGATGGTAAGCCCGTCGCCAACCAGGAACTTGTTGCGAAGCTCCTCGAAGCCTATGAAGCCCGCGAGGCCAAGACCCGGATCGACTGGGTGCGCGGGCACGACGGGGATGCTGGCAATGAAGAAGCGGACCGCCTCGCTGTTAAGGAACGTGACCGCCAGTAG
- a CDS encoding NUDIX hydrolase produces the protein MILTITGVCFVSDGKLLTVRKKNTSKYMLVGGKLEPGETPVQAASREILEEVDLMRTEDQLELLGEFDEDAANEPGWRVSSTVFLAEPLTEREAAGLTARAEIAELKWLDLSDNIPASLAPLLAKHVVPALRKRLTIDIEG, from the coding sequence ATGATTCTCACAATCACCGGTGTCTGCTTCGTGTCCGACGGGAAACTCCTGACCGTCCGAAAGAAAAACACGAGTAAGTACATGCTGGTTGGCGGAAAGCTGGAGCCGGGAGAAACCCCGGTCCAGGCCGCCTCCCGAGAGATTCTCGAAGAAGTTGATCTCATGAGAACTGAAGACCAGCTGGAACTCCTTGGCGAGTTCGACGAAGATGCGGCGAACGAACCCGGATGGAGGGTATCGTCGACCGTATTCTTGGCCGAGCCTCTCACCGAGCGCGAAGCCGCAGGCCTCACTGCCCGAGCAGAGATAGCTGAACTCAAGTGGCTGGACCTCTCGGATAATATCCCGGCAAGCCTGGCACCACTCCTCGCCAAGCATGTCGTTCCCGCACTACGAAAACGATTGACCATCGATATCGAAGGGTAG
- a CDS encoding MTH1187 family thiamine-binding protein, which produces MLLAFSVAPTTAQTEDGSVSEAVASAIRIVRESGLPHETTSMFTTIEGAWDEVMEVVKRATEAVAAVSPRVSLVMKADIRPGFTGQLTAKVDRVNELLS; this is translated from the coding sequence ATGTTACTTGCCTTCTCTGTTGCCCCCACAACCGCTCAAACCGAAGACGGATCGGTCTCCGAGGCTGTCGCCTCCGCGATCCGCATAGTCCGAGAATCCGGCCTGCCACACGAAACTACCTCGATGTTTACGACGATTGAGGGCGCCTGGGATGAGGTCATGGAAGTCGTGAAGCGAGCTACCGAGGCGGTGGCAGCAGTGTCGCCGCGAGTTTCGCTCGTCATGAAAGCCGATATTCGTCCCGGTTTCACGGGCCAGCTCACCGCCAAGGTGGACCGCGTCAACGAGCTCCTTTCATGA
- a CDS encoding S9 family peptidase: MTTPPAAQPPAPKKVPVHRTFHGDTFTDPYEWMRDKEDQEVLDYLHAQNAYTEAILRPTEQLQKDIVSEIKSRTKETDTSVPYAKDGWWYFARTYEGKAYSSYHRVASETRPNPDHVTEGEQLLFDQNELAEGKEFFSAAGYAVSPDGQYVALGIDVSGDERFTLRISNIATGEVVDESVVGAGYGMEWSKDSTHLFYGRVDEAWRAYQVWSHELGADPATDVLVFEEEDEKYTVYPEISRDGEWLILHSQSRLTSEVRIMKAEAGAEQILVSTRREGLDYSVEPAGDELLIVHNLHRQDFEVATAPIGTSEPESWQPLLVAEPGERVEGVSAFASYAVVSMRSGGQTQLRIIPRNDGAWSGAYVLPGAELSTIELANNAEYEADSFDYSLTSLIQPPSVYSYSVVDGTTTLLKEKEVPNYDRSRYETRREWARAEDGTRIPLTLAYRKGVEPDGTNPGLLYGYGSYEISSDPGFGPSIISLLDRGVVYAIAHIRGGGDMGRAWYDEGKMLNKKNTFTDFIACADFLRDSGWVDKDRLAGEGGSAGGLLVGAVANMGGDRFRAILAVVPFVDALTTILDPSLPLTVGEWEEWGDPYHDAQVYEYMKGYSPYENVEEKEYPAILATTSLNDTRVFYVEPAKWIAKLQETATNGEERPILLKTEMVAGHGGRSGRYNLWEDQALRRAFVLDQLGVR, from the coding sequence ATGACTACGCCACCAGCAGCCCAGCCACCCGCACCCAAGAAGGTGCCTGTACATCGCACATTTCACGGGGATACTTTCACGGATCCCTACGAGTGGATGAGGGACAAGGAAGACCAGGAGGTTCTCGACTACCTCCACGCGCAGAACGCCTACACGGAGGCGATCCTCCGACCCACCGAGCAACTCCAGAAAGACATTGTTTCGGAGATCAAGTCCCGCACGAAGGAAACCGATACCTCGGTTCCCTATGCGAAGGATGGCTGGTGGTACTTTGCTCGCACCTACGAAGGCAAGGCCTACAGTTCCTATCACCGCGTGGCGAGCGAAACCCGCCCCAACCCGGATCACGTAACCGAGGGCGAACAGCTCCTCTTTGATCAGAACGAGCTTGCCGAAGGGAAGGAATTCTTCTCCGCGGCCGGCTATGCGGTGTCACCCGATGGTCAGTACGTTGCCCTTGGTATCGATGTCTCCGGTGACGAACGGTTCACCCTCCGTATTTCCAATATTGCGACCGGTGAAGTTGTCGATGAGAGCGTTGTTGGCGCCGGGTACGGCATGGAGTGGTCGAAGGACTCGACCCACCTGTTCTACGGCCGAGTGGACGAAGCCTGGCGTGCCTACCAGGTGTGGTCCCATGAGCTCGGGGCGGACCCGGCCACCGATGTCCTCGTTTTTGAGGAAGAGGATGAGAAGTACACGGTCTACCCCGAAATTTCGCGGGATGGCGAATGGCTGATCCTCCATTCGCAGTCGCGCCTCACTTCCGAGGTGCGGATCATGAAAGCCGAGGCTGGTGCCGAACAGATTCTTGTCTCAACTAGGCGCGAGGGCCTGGACTACTCGGTTGAACCTGCTGGTGACGAGCTCCTGATCGTCCACAACCTGCACCGTCAAGATTTCGAGGTTGCCACAGCACCGATCGGGACTTCCGAGCCCGAAAGCTGGCAGCCGCTCCTTGTGGCCGAACCCGGTGAACGAGTCGAAGGCGTCTCCGCCTTCGCATCTTATGCGGTGGTATCGATGCGTTCCGGTGGGCAAACCCAGTTGCGGATCATTCCCCGCAACGACGGCGCATGGAGTGGGGCATATGTGCTCCCGGGTGCTGAGCTGTCGACGATCGAACTGGCGAATAACGCCGAGTATGAGGCCGATTCCTTCGACTACAGCCTGACCTCTCTCATTCAGCCACCCTCCGTTTACTCCTACTCTGTGGTGGATGGAACGACCACGCTGCTCAAGGAGAAGGAAGTTCCGAACTATGATCGGTCCCGGTACGAGACAAGAAGGGAATGGGCGCGGGCAGAGGACGGAACACGGATTCCCCTGACCCTTGCCTACCGGAAGGGTGTCGAGCCGGATGGTACGAACCCCGGCCTGCTGTACGGGTACGGATCGTACGAGATCTCGAGCGACCCCGGGTTTGGGCCGTCGATTATTTCCCTCCTTGATCGCGGCGTTGTCTACGCCATTGCCCACATTCGTGGCGGCGGCGATATGGGGCGGGCCTGGTACGACGAAGGCAAGATGCTGAACAAGAAGAACACGTTCACGGACTTCATTGCCTGCGCTGACTTTCTGCGCGACTCCGGATGGGTCGATAAGGACCGGCTTGCCGGTGAGGGCGGGAGCGCTGGTGGCCTCCTCGTCGGTGCCGTGGCGAACATGGGAGGGGACCGTTTCCGTGCCATCCTTGCCGTTGTCCCATTCGTTGATGCGCTGACAACAATCCTTGATCCCTCGCTGCCGCTAACGGTGGGCGAATGGGAAGAGTGGGGCGACCCGTACCACGATGCGCAGGTATACGAGTACATGAAAGGCTATTCCCCATATGAGAACGTCGAGGAGAAGGAGTACCCGGCTATCCTTGCGACCACGTCGCTGAACGACACCCGGGTCTTCTACGTTGAGCCCGCGAAGTGGATTGCAAAGCTTCAGGAAACGGCTACGAACGGTGAGGAGCGGCCGATCCTCCTCAAAACTGAGATGGTGGCGGGCCACGGAGGACGTTCGGGGCGCTACAACCTTTGGGAGGACCAGGCCCTGCGCAGAGCCTTCGTGCTCGACCAGCTCGGGGTTCGCTAG